The sequence below is a genomic window from Mycobacteroides abscessus ATCC 19977.
CTGCACCTCGACCGCGAAACCGCAACTCTGGCAGACCAAGTGATGGTGATGGCCGTCCGAGCAGCGCCGGTACACCGACTCGCCGGTGTCGTTGCGCAGCACATCCACCTCACCCGATGTCGACATCGACTGCAGGGTGCGGTAGACGGTGGTCAGGCCGATGCCCTCGCCGTCGCGCTTGAGCTCGTCGTGTAGATCCTGCGCCGACTTGAATTCATCGGTGCGCTTGAGCAGGGCGGTGATGGCCGCGCGCTGACGGGTGGAACGCACCGTTCCGCGCAATGCCGGCCTGTCCTCGTGCACGCTTGGCGACCCCCCGGCCTGCGCGGGAGTCATCTTTGTTCCTCGGTATGGGCAACCGCGTCGACCACGATGTGGGAGAGGTGGTCGTCGACGAGGCGGTACATCACCTCACGGCCCTGCCGTTCGCCCGAGACCACGCCGGCGGCCTTGAGTACCCGTAGGTGCTGGCTGATGAGCGGCTGGGCCACGCCCACCGCGTCGACCAGCTCGTGCACGCAGCGCTGCGACTCGCGCAGCTGCAGCACGATGGCGATGCGTACGGGCGCGGCGAGCGCGCGGAGCAGCTCGCCGGACTGTTCGAGGATCTCGCGTGGGGGCAGCGGGCCGGGCGGCGTGAGCGGAGCATGTGGTGGCTCGTCATGCGCGGAACTGAGCACGGTGTTCACCACGGCGGTCTACCTCAACCTGAATCACGCCCCGGCTTGTCCGGAGACCCAATGTTCGAGTCCGGCGGCAAACCGGGCCCATCTATTGAGGGTAGTAGCCGATTGCGCATCTGGTGGGAGGGGTGTGGCCGTGGCGGCCACGGCGCGGCCGGAGCCACCCGTCCGGACAGGTCAGCCCATCGATGGCCGTTGTATTTGCTGTGCTCGCTCCATCCGTCAACAGGGATGTCGTACCGAGGCGCAGAAGCACCTGCAAGTCCCCGGTATACGGGCATTACCTGCCTGTCCGGCATGGCGTTCACTCCCGGTCCGTAAGCGGCCGCGCATCTACCACTAATCATCAAATTATGCGTTCTAACTGCTTGGTTACGGGTGAGCAGGGTCACAGCGTGCTCGCAGGCTCCGGCGTTGACACCGGGCACCGGGATCTCTACGTTATGAAAACGATAATCATTATCAATTAAGACTCTGACGCCTACCCGAGGATGATCGTGATGGCCACCTTTGCTACCGACACCAATGAGCTGAAGAACATCGATGGCGAAAGTCGGCCGGGCTGGTTTGTCAGCAGACGCGTCGACATCCTCTTCGTGTTCGGGTTGGGCGCGCTGCTCTCGGCGGTGCTCTTCGCGGCCGACGGGCATAAGGGCGTGTTCCTGGTGGGGGCGGTGGCCTTCTCGCTGCTGTCCGACCTGCCGCATGTGCTGACGACCACCGCCCGGGTGTGGATGGATCCCCGCGAGCGATCGCGGTACTGGTCGCATTACGTGATCAGCTTCATCGTGGTCGGCGCGATCGTCGGCACGCTGTGGTTCGGCGGCTGGTTGGTGCCGCTGCTGGCCATCTGGGCCTACTGGCAGGTCTTCCACGTTCTCAAACAGCACTTCGGCATCATCAACATCTACGCAGCGAAGAACGGCTACAAGGGTCCGCGAAACCGGATCAAGTACGCCTTGTATGGCGTCTGCCTGGCTCCGGTGCTGTTCCGGGCCAGCCACGGGCTCAATTTCTCCGAGTACGAGGTCTTCGGTCACCGGCTGCCGTTCTCGAACCTGAGCGTCCCGGTGCCGCCCATTCCCGGCTTCTTGGTCATCGGTGGGTTCGTTTGTGCCGCAGTCCTGTTGGGTGCCGCGCTGTGGGAGCAGGTGCAACTCAAGCGGGCCGGACAACGGACCCTGCCGGCCATGGCCGTCGCCACCTTTGTGATCGCGGCACTGTCCTACAACCTGTCCTACCTGCTGGTTTCGGATCTGTTCGCACTGATCCTGATCGCCACGACCACCCATAGCCTGCAGTACCACCTGATCAATTGGACGCGGAACAACACGCGCTTCGCACGCACCCAGGACCCGGGCGAGAAGAAGCTGCTGTTGGCGCGGCTGTCGACGCGTAAGGCACTGCCGCTGTATATCGGCTTCTTTGCGGGATTGGGCATCCTGGCCGGACAGCTCGATACGGTCATCTTCGCGGTACCACTGACGTTCGTGTTGCACCACTTCTACATG
It includes:
- a CDS encoding Fur family transcriptional regulator; amino-acid sequence: MRSTRQRAAITALLKRTDEFKSAQDLHDELKRDGEGIGLTTVYRTLQSMSTSGEVDVLRNDTGESVYRRCSDGHHHHLVCQSCGFAVEVQAGAVEKWATDIAEEHGFTEVHHTVEVFGFCSRCTAERRSS
- a CDS encoding ArsR/SmtB family transcription factor, whose translation is MVNTVLSSAHDEPPHAPLTPPGPLPPREILEQSGELLRALAAPVRIAIVLQLRESQRCVHELVDAVGVAQPLISQHLRVLKAAGVVSGERQGREVMYRLVDDHLSHIVVDAVAHTEEQR